A portion of the Mus pahari chromosome 17, PAHARI_EIJ_v1.1, whole genome shotgun sequence genome contains these proteins:
- the Lmf2 gene encoding lipase maturation factor 2, with product MASSRVPQQLFLQGVAAVYLFAFASLYTQIPGLYGPEGILPARRTLRPQGKGLWQQLWETPTLLWEAPRLGLDTAQGLDLLTLLGTVLALGALLLNSLRHPFVYLLLWVAYLSAYQVGQVFLYFQWDSLLLETGFLAILVAPLRRPSKHKILQGGLAGALPHEDLPFWLVRWLLFRLMFASGVVKLTSRCPTWWGLTALTYHYETQCLPTPAAWFAHHLPVWLHKLSVVATFLIEIAVPPLFFAPIRRLRLTAFYAQALLQVLIIITGNYNFFNLLTLVLTTALLDDRHLSVEPGLRCHKKMPTSWPKALLTALSLLLELTVYGLLAYGTVYYFGLEVDWQQHIILSKTTFTFHQFSQWLKTVTLPTVWLGTASLAWELLVVLWRWIQVQGWSRKFSAGIQLSILGTATVTLFLTSLVPYSYVEPGTHGRLWIGAHRLFGSVEHLQLANSYGLFRRMTGVGGRPEVVLEGSYDGQQWTEIEFMYKPGNVSRPPPFLIPHQPRLDWQMWFAALGQHTHSPWFTGLVLRLLQGKEPVIRLVQSHVPNYPFHERPPTYLRAQRYKYWFSKPGDQSQWWHRQWVEEFFPSVSLGDPTLEALLQQFGLKDKSPPRARSPSNGLAQTLNWVRTQLSPLEPPILLWGLFGAVVAIRVVHTLLAPRPPQSSKQTREEKRKPAPKKDSRAASEQAAPNSNSSDSWAPRRKK from the exons ATGGCGAGCTCCCGGGTCCCACAGCAGCTTTTCCTACAGGGTGTGGCCGCTGTCTACTTGTTCGCCTTTGCGTCCCTCTACACCCAGATCCCAG GCCTCTATGGCCCAGAGGGCATCCTTCCTGCTCGAAGAACACTGCGGCCCCAAGGCAAGGGTCTGTGGCAGCAGCTGTGGGAAACACCAACGCTGCTGTGGGAGGCACCAAGACTGGGGCTGGATACTGCCCAGGGTCTGGATTTACTGACCTTATTGGGCACCGTGCTAGCCCTGGGCGCCCTGCTCCTGAACTCCCTGAGACACCCCTTCGTCTACCTGCTGCTCTGGGTTGCCTACTTATCAGCCTACCAG GTGGGCCAAGTGTTCCTTTATTTCCAATG GGATTCCCTGCTGCTGGAGACTGGCTTCCTGGCTATACTGGTAGCCCCGCTGAGGCGGCCTTCCAAACACAAGATTCTCCAGGGTGGCTTAGCAGGAGCCTTACCCCATGAAGACCTCCCATTCTGGCTCGTGCGCTGGCTGCTGTTCCGACTCATGTTCGCCTCTGGTGTGGTCAAGCTGACCAGCCGCTGCCCTACGTGGTGGGGACTCACTG CTCTGACCTACCACTATGAGACGCAGTGCCTGCCCACACCCGCTGCCTGGTTTGCCCATCACCTGCCGGTCTGGCTACACAAGCTCAGCGTGGTGGCCACCTTCCTCATCGAGATTGCAGTGCCCCCCCTGTTCTTTGCTCCCATTCGCCGCCTACGATTGACTGCCTTCTATGCTCAG GCATTATTGCAAGTCCTGATTATCATTACTGGCAACTACAATTTCTTCAACCTGCTAACCCTGGTGCTCACCACTGCCCTCCTGGATGACCGTCACCTGTCTGTGGAGCCTGGCCTCAGATGCCACAAGAAGATGCCCACCT CCTGGCCTAAAGCCCTGCTGACCGCGCTGTCCTTACTGCTGGAACTGACTGTCTACGGGCTGCTGGCCTACGGCACCGTCTACTACTTTGGCCTGGAGGTTGACTGGCAGCAGCACATCATCCTCTCGAAAACCA CCTTCACCTTCCATCAGTTCTCCCAGTGGCTGAAGACGGTAACCCTGCCAACTGTGTGGCTGGGGACAGCCTCCCTGGCCTGGGAGTTGCTTGTTGTCCTCTGGAG GTGGATCCAGGTACAAGGATGGTCACGGAAGTTCTCTGCGGGTATCCAGCTCTCCATCCTGGGCACAGCTACAGTGACCTTGTTCCTGACCAGCCTA GTACCTTACTCCTATGTGGAGCCTGGGACCCACGGGCGTCTCTGGATTGGGGCTCATCGCCTGTTCGGTTCTGTGGAGCACCTACAGCTGGCCAACTCCTATGGCCTTTTCCGTCGGATGACTGGCGTGGGCGGCCGGCCAGAAGTGGTCCTGGAGGGCAGCTATGACGGACAGCAATGGACA GAGATCGAATTCATGTACAAACCTGGGAATGTGAGCCGTCCACCCCCTTTCCTGATTCCTCACCAGCCGCGCCTTGATTGGCAGATGTGGTTCGCAGCCCTTGGCCAGCATACACACAGCCCCTGGTTCACCGGCCTGGTGCTGCGCCTCCTACAGGGCAAGGAGCCAG TGATCCGACTGGTCCAGAGCCATGTTCCCAACTACCCCTTTCATGAGCGGCCGCCCACCTACCTGCGGGCCCAGCGCTATAAGTACTGGTTCTCAAAGCCTGGGGATCAGAG CCAGTGGTGGCACCGCCAGTGGGTAGAGGAATTCTTCCCATCTGTATCCTTGGGGGACCCAACACTGGAAGCCCTGCTCCAACAGTTTGGACTAAAG GATAAGAGTCCACCCCGGGCCCGCAGCCCCAGCAACGGCCTAGCTCAGACACTGAACTGGGTGCGGACACAGCTGTCTCCCCTGGAGCCTCCCATCCTACTCTGGGGGCTCTTCGGGGCAGTGGTGGCTATCCGAGTTGTGCATACCCTACTCGCCCCCCGCCCGCCCCAGTCCTCAAAACAGACTAGAGAGGAAAAACGTAAGCCAGCTCCCAAGAAGGATTCCCGAGCTGCCTCTGAGCAGGCTGCCCCCAACAGCAATAGCAGCGACTCCTGGGCCCCGCGGCGGAAAAAATAG